One part of the Streptomyces ferrugineus genome encodes these proteins:
- a CDS encoding NAD(P)/FAD-dependent oxidoreductase, whose translation MRTIVVGAGAVGLAAAYRLAKAGCEVTVLDARSAGSAASHGNAAKIALAESGPVPAPGVILQSIKWMLKPDSPLYVKPSLNPAFVKFMLTMARHCTTRDFRAGLETTLRLAEGTMDLLDDWTRDGVAFEMHKAGVLLAFETRERYEEQLASLDIFEHFGMVAEHLHGDAVQAKEPVLNSRIRHGLFFPDDRQIEPDSLTQGLLKRCTELGVEIHEHTPVRRFLRRGDAVTGVVTDKGEYTGDTLLLTGGVWTARMAAQLGVPLPIRPGKGYSVDYSPSPVPLRIPLTLEDARVAVTPLNGFLRLAGTMEFGGLEENINPRRVAAIKQAAADSLTGWDNPPGEARPWAGLRPMTPDGLPIIGRLDPLPNVYVASGHGMLGLTLAPATAEIVTEAITTHRLPPVAEAVSPRRFSRR comes from the coding sequence ATGCGGACCATCGTTGTGGGGGCCGGAGCGGTCGGTCTGGCCGCCGCCTACCGGCTGGCCAAGGCCGGCTGTGAGGTGACCGTGCTCGACGCCCGGAGCGCGGGCTCCGCCGCCTCGCACGGCAACGCGGCCAAGATCGCCCTGGCGGAGAGCGGCCCGGTGCCCGCACCCGGTGTGATCCTGCAGTCCATCAAGTGGATGCTGAAGCCGGACAGCCCGCTCTACGTCAAGCCCTCGCTGAACCCGGCCTTCGTGAAGTTCATGCTGACCATGGCCCGCCACTGCACCACACGGGACTTCCGCGCCGGCCTGGAGACGACGCTGCGTCTCGCCGAGGGCACCATGGACCTCCTCGACGACTGGACCCGGGACGGCGTCGCCTTCGAGATGCACAAGGCGGGCGTCCTGCTCGCCTTCGAGACCCGCGAGCGCTACGAGGAGCAGCTCGCGTCCCTCGACATCTTCGAGCACTTCGGCATGGTCGCCGAACATCTGCACGGGGACGCCGTACAGGCCAAGGAACCGGTCCTGAACAGCCGTATCAGGCATGGCCTGTTCTTCCCCGACGACCGCCAGATCGAGCCCGACTCCCTCACCCAGGGCCTGCTCAAGCGGTGCACGGAGCTCGGCGTCGAGATCCACGAACACACCCCCGTACGCCGCTTCCTGCGCCGCGGCGACGCCGTCACCGGTGTCGTGACCGACAAGGGCGAATACACCGGCGACACCCTGCTGCTGACCGGCGGGGTGTGGACCGCCCGCATGGCGGCCCAGCTCGGCGTCCCGCTGCCGATCCGGCCCGGCAAGGGATACAGCGTCGACTACTCGCCGTCCCCAGTGCCGCTGCGCATACCCCTCACGCTGGAGGACGCCCGCGTCGCGGTGACCCCGCTGAACGGCTTCCTGCGACTGGCGGGGACGATGGAGTTCGGCGGCCTGGAGGAGAACATCAACCCCCGGCGCGTCGCCGCCATCAAGCAGGCCGCCGCCGACTCCCTCACCGGCTGGGACAACCCGCCGGGAGAGGCCCGCCCATGGGCCGGGCTGCGCCCCATGACCCCGGACGGACTGCCGATCATCGGCCGCCTCGACCCGCTGCCCAACGTCTACGTCGCCTCCGGCCACGGCATGCTCGGCCTCACTCTCGCCCCGGCCACCGCCGAGATCGTCACCGAGGCCATCACCACGCACCGCCTCCCGCCCGTCGCCGAAGCCGTCTCACCGCGCCGCTTCAGCCGACGCTGA
- a CDS encoding dihydrodipicolinate synthase family protein, whose product MSVPQFTGILAAVVTPLTADGSAIDAEGVKRQADHIIGGGIHGLVPGGSTGEFTTLSLDERKRIAELYVEAADGRVPVIAGTGALSTADTVELSVHAEKAGAAAVMIVPPFYDAPSFEELLAYFGAVSEAIDIPIMYYNIPSASGVQLTPGQLAQLARQTAITSYKDTGGDFAWLTAVQQQHAGDITALNGWDTLTFAALASGAKAGVWGTASVIPQLCADLYDALAVRGDLAAGRELWTKIFPICQFLESHNYACGIKTGLDLVGVGAGPTRRPVLPLAPQYREEFRQLLIAAGVSVTEDSVAA is encoded by the coding sequence ATGAGCGTCCCCCAGTTCACCGGTATCCTCGCCGCCGTCGTCACCCCGCTGACCGCCGACGGCTCGGCCATCGACGCCGAGGGCGTCAAGCGCCAGGCCGACCACATCATCGGCGGCGGCATCCACGGCCTCGTGCCCGGCGGCAGCACCGGCGAGTTCACCACGCTGAGCCTCGACGAGCGCAAGCGGATCGCCGAGCTGTACGTCGAGGCCGCAGACGGACGCGTCCCGGTCATCGCCGGGACGGGAGCGCTCAGCACGGCGGACACCGTGGAGCTGAGCGTGCACGCCGAGAAGGCCGGAGCCGCGGCTGTCATGATCGTGCCGCCGTTCTACGACGCGCCCTCCTTCGAGGAGCTGCTCGCGTACTTCGGCGCGGTGTCCGAGGCGATCGACATCCCGATCATGTACTACAACATCCCCTCCGCGTCCGGCGTGCAGCTCACCCCCGGGCAGCTCGCGCAGCTGGCCCGCCAGACCGCGATCACCTCCTACAAGGACACCGGCGGCGACTTCGCGTGGCTCACCGCCGTCCAGCAGCAGCACGCGGGGGACATCACCGCCCTCAACGGCTGGGACACCCTCACCTTCGCCGCACTCGCCAGCGGGGCGAAGGCCGGCGTGTGGGGCACCGCCAGCGTGATCCCCCAGCTGTGCGCCGACCTGTACGACGCCCTGGCCGTGCGCGGCGACCTGGCTGCCGGACGCGAACTGTGGACGAAGATCTTCCCGATCTGCCAGTTCCTGGAGTCCCACAACTACGCCTGCGGCATCAAGACCGGCCTCGACCTGGTCGGCGTCGGCGCCGGCCCGACCCGGCGCCCGGTGCTTCCGCTGGCGCCGCAGTACCGTGAGGAGTTCCGGCAGCTGCTGATCGCCGCCGGCGTCTCCGTGACCGAGGACAGCGTGGCCGCCTGA
- a CDS encoding proline racemase family protein yields the protein MSTYSRIHAIDVHAEGEPGRVLIGSHLHVKGATMAERLQYCEKHLDDLRRLLLREPRGYPALCGALVLPPADPAADFGLVVLEQGGFRPMSGSNLICAVTALVETGAVTVSEPVTDLTVDTAVGLVRVRAEVSGGRARRVTFANVPAFAVALDHVLDLPEYGRVPVDIVFGGQFFVQARAADLGLVVEPGAAKQLARAGAVLRTAAQQQFPVAHPLNPDINEIALTMIHGPSPTPGVSGRNTVVLPNGPVDLADPATWTGSLDRSPCGTGTCARMAALHARGELPLNTPFVHESVIGTTFTGTLLDTAQVGPYQAVLPTISGRGWITGFNQYVLDDTDPFPYGYTLGDLWGATEQER from the coding sequence ATGAGCACGTACAGCCGCATCCACGCGATCGACGTCCACGCCGAGGGCGAACCGGGGCGTGTGCTGATCGGCAGCCATCTGCACGTCAAGGGCGCCACGATGGCCGAGCGGCTGCAGTACTGCGAGAAACACCTAGACGACCTGCGCCGGCTCCTGCTCCGGGAGCCGCGCGGCTACCCGGCGCTGTGCGGCGCGCTCGTGCTGCCCCCGGCCGACCCGGCCGCCGACTTCGGCCTGGTGGTGCTGGAACAGGGCGGTTTCCGCCCCATGTCCGGCTCCAACCTCATCTGCGCGGTCACCGCGCTGGTGGAGACGGGTGCGGTGACGGTGAGCGAGCCGGTCACGGACCTCACCGTGGACACCGCGGTCGGGCTGGTCCGGGTCCGCGCCGAGGTGTCGGGGGGCAGGGCCAGGCGGGTCACCTTCGCCAACGTGCCCGCCTTCGCCGTAGCCCTCGACCATGTGCTGGACCTGCCCGAGTACGGGCGGGTGCCGGTCGACATCGTCTTCGGCGGACAGTTCTTCGTCCAGGCCAGGGCGGCCGATCTGGGCCTGGTCGTCGAGCCGGGGGCCGCAAAGCAACTCGCACGCGCCGGCGCGGTGCTGCGCACGGCGGCCCAGCAGCAGTTCCCGGTCGCCCACCCGCTCAACCCGGACATCAACGAGATCGCCCTGACGATGATCCACGGCCCCTCCCCCACGCCCGGGGTCTCCGGCCGCAACACGGTCGTCCTCCCCAACGGCCCGGTCGACCTCGCCGATCCGGCGACCTGGACCGGCTCGCTGGACCGATCCCCGTGCGGCACCGGCACGTGCGCCCGCATGGCCGCCCTGCACGCCCGCGGCGAGCTCCCCCTGAACACACCGTTCGTCCACGAGTCGGTCATCGGTACGACCTTCACCGGCACGCTGCTCGACACCGCCCAGGTCGGCCCGTACCAGGCCGTGTTGCCGACGATCAGCGGGCGCGGCTGGATCACCGGCTTCAACCAGTACGTCCTGGACGACACCGACCCCTTCCCGTACGGCTACACACTCGGCGACCTGTGGGGCGCCACGGAACAGGAGCGCTGA
- a CDS encoding gamma-aminobutyraldehyde dehydrogenase: METPETTGTQFIAGKRRPGTSGEEFAVTNPATGEVLAIDSLAGAQDVDEAVAAARAAFAEWSRTTPVERSEALLRWADQLQARADEFARVESLNAGKPIKLTTGFDVPGTIDNVRFFAGAARNLEGRASGEYSGDHTSTIRREPVGVIGSIAPWNYPLQMAAWKILPAVAAGNTIVLKPSELTPLTSVMFAEAAQAAGIPDGVINVVTGTGPVAGQALITHPDVAMVSFTGSTAVGRQVAAQAAGSAKRVHLELGGKAPFVVFDDADVEAAARGAVAGALINAGQDCTAATRAYVQRPLYEAFVARVAELMDGVRLGPLDDPATDMGSLISFRQRDKVAAMVEDARTAGATVVRGGGIPEGTLGRAAYYEPTLITDAAQDSAIVQQEIFGPVLVCLPFDSDDDALRLANDTPYGLAASAWTTNVYRAGRASREIQAGCVWINDHIPIISEMPHGGYKASGFGKDMSAYSFDEYTNVKHVMTDITGEQHKSWHDTVFTGH; encoded by the coding sequence ATGGAGACCCCCGAGACCACCGGCACGCAGTTCATCGCCGGCAAGCGCCGACCCGGCACGTCCGGCGAGGAGTTCGCGGTGACCAATCCGGCCACCGGCGAGGTCCTGGCCATCGACTCCCTCGCCGGGGCGCAGGACGTGGACGAGGCGGTGGCCGCCGCACGCGCCGCGTTCGCCGAGTGGTCGCGCACCACACCGGTGGAGCGCTCCGAGGCGCTGCTGCGCTGGGCGGACCAACTCCAGGCGCGGGCCGATGAGTTCGCCCGCGTCGAGAGCCTCAACGCCGGAAAGCCGATCAAGCTCACGACCGGCTTCGACGTCCCCGGCACCATCGACAACGTGCGGTTCTTTGCGGGGGCGGCACGCAACCTGGAGGGCCGCGCGTCGGGCGAGTACTCCGGCGACCACACCTCCACCATCCGCCGGGAGCCCGTCGGCGTCATCGGCTCCATCGCCCCCTGGAACTACCCGCTCCAGATGGCCGCCTGGAAGATCCTCCCCGCGGTCGCCGCCGGCAACACGATCGTCCTCAAGCCCTCCGAACTCACCCCGCTGACCTCGGTGATGTTCGCCGAGGCGGCTCAGGCCGCAGGCATCCCGGACGGCGTCATCAACGTCGTCACCGGCACCGGGCCAGTGGCCGGGCAGGCACTGATCACCCACCCCGACGTCGCCATGGTGTCCTTCACCGGCTCCACCGCGGTGGGCCGCCAGGTCGCCGCCCAGGCCGCCGGGTCGGCCAAGCGCGTCCACCTCGAACTCGGCGGCAAGGCGCCCTTCGTGGTCTTCGACGACGCGGACGTGGAGGCCGCCGCCCGCGGTGCGGTGGCCGGGGCGCTGATCAACGCCGGCCAGGACTGCACGGCCGCCACCCGCGCCTATGTCCAACGGCCGCTGTACGAGGCGTTCGTGGCCCGGGTCGCCGAGCTGATGGACGGTGTACGCCTCGGCCCCCTCGACGACCCGGCCACCGACATGGGCTCCCTGATCTCGTTCCGCCAGCGCGACAAGGTCGCCGCCATGGTCGAGGACGCCCGCACAGCCGGGGCCACCGTCGTGCGCGGCGGCGGGATCCCCGAGGGCACGCTCGGCCGGGCCGCCTACTACGAGCCCACCCTCATCACCGACGCCGCCCAGGACTCGGCGATCGTCCAACAGGAGATCTTCGGCCCGGTCCTGGTCTGCCTGCCCTTCGACAGCGACGACGACGCGCTCCGGCTCGCCAACGACACCCCCTACGGGCTCGCCGCATCCGCCTGGACCACCAACGTCTACCGCGCCGGCCGCGCGAGCCGCGAGATCCAGGCCGGCTGCGTCTGGATCAACGACCACATCCCGATCATCAGCGAGATGCCGCACGGCGGCTACAAGGCCTCCGGCTTCGGCAAGGACATGTCGGCCTACTCATTCGACGAGTACACCAACGTCAAGCACGTCATGACCGACATCACCGGCGAGCAGCACAAGTCCTGGCACGACACCGTCTTCACCGGCCACTGA
- a CDS encoding SDR family NAD(P)-dependent oxidoreductase translates to MTTAHRFPGKVGVVTGAGGGIGSAIARRLAREGATVVVCDVDGAAADKVAGEIAGEGGKAEAHQFDLADTMACVQAVDEVVARHGRLDVLVNNAGINRRGDLLALSPQDWALSFAVNVDPLFHLCRAALPHMASQGGGAVVNTASQWGLQPAPGHIAYNVTKAAVVAFTRSLARDHAHQGIRVNAVCPGEIRTPMVEANLARTGRTVADLDALVPFGRIGTPEEVAALVAFLASDEAPYMCGSVVEITGAQAVA, encoded by the coding sequence ATGACCACCGCTCACCGCTTCCCGGGGAAGGTGGGTGTCGTCACCGGCGCGGGAGGCGGGATCGGTTCGGCCATCGCACGGCGTCTGGCACGCGAAGGCGCCACCGTCGTGGTCTGCGACGTGGACGGCGCCGCGGCGGACAAGGTCGCCGGGGAGATCGCGGGAGAAGGTGGGAAGGCCGAGGCCCACCAGTTCGACCTTGCCGACACCATGGCGTGTGTCCAGGCCGTCGACGAGGTGGTCGCCCGCCACGGGCGCCTCGACGTGCTGGTGAACAACGCCGGCATCAACCGGCGCGGCGACCTCCTCGCGCTCTCTCCGCAGGACTGGGCGCTCAGCTTCGCCGTCAACGTGGACCCGCTGTTCCACCTGTGCCGGGCAGCGCTGCCACACATGGCGTCCCAGGGCGGCGGAGCCGTCGTCAACACCGCCTCGCAGTGGGGACTGCAGCCGGCGCCGGGACACATCGCGTACAACGTGACGAAGGCGGCCGTCGTCGCTTTCACCCGCAGCCTCGCCCGGGACCACGCCCACCAGGGCATCCGCGTCAACGCCGTGTGCCCGGGAGAGATCCGCACCCCGATGGTGGAGGCGAACCTCGCGCGGACCGGACGTACCGTCGCCGACCTCGACGCCCTGGTCCCGTTCGGCCGCATCGGGACGCCGGAGGAGGTCGCGGCGCTGGTCGCGTTCCTGGCCTCGGAC